Proteins encoded by one window of Cylindrospermum stagnale PCC 7417:
- a CDS encoding EpsG family protein, which translates to MNLNLSIVQTNYQKYIFLFVGICIWVKIPIVGVLPLLLFVFLNKNSKSYSLDSLLNNSILLLVAVTVTLFCCLIDVQADTELYLIAYRDCSGDNPIACFQSTNYPFEPGFYFLASLIFIICNGSDMGFLLSWSFIINFLTIFVICKGFSQKNYALLIFFVLLNPTFYLQAFIMRQFISSAFFLCALVSKKNKFTCVLFLFLSIVNHYSILLYLPVIILQFIDVNSLLQHKLFNKISGILKNLSIILFMFALIYSVNQATIASIFDKISSIPQLSFLAAKSSFFVKNQLASIGFLAHLVLVAFLGYFYLNLSRDNYTETSLNSVLTLEEKRLDLSMLYLYVLQSILFLFTRNLDYLPLRLSLILLSFLGIFFYLPLERKSKLKPPIKSLSMVTLVALMFSYFIYFLQANSGKNVTTFNYLEGRLFTASIIDYIDLAISRW; encoded by the coding sequence ATGAATTTAAATTTATCAATTGTCCAAACCAACTATCAAAAGTACATTTTTCTATTTGTTGGAATATGTATATGGGTAAAAATTCCGATAGTTGGAGTTTTACCCTTACTTTTATTTGTATTTCTCAATAAAAATTCAAAATCCTATAGCCTAGACAGCTTACTCAATAATTCTATACTTCTGCTAGTTGCAGTCACCGTCACTCTTTTCTGTTGTCTTATTGATGTTCAAGCTGATACAGAGTTATATTTAATAGCATATCGAGATTGTAGTGGTGATAATCCCATAGCCTGTTTTCAATCAACCAATTATCCATTTGAACCGGGGTTTTATTTTCTCGCTTCTCTAATATTTATTATTTGTAATGGTTCGGACATGGGCTTTCTATTAAGCTGGTCTTTTATAATTAATTTTCTGACTATTTTTGTGATCTGTAAGGGATTTTCCCAAAAAAATTATGCTTTACTGATATTTTTTGTTTTACTAAATCCTACATTTTATCTTCAAGCATTTATCATGCGCCAATTTATTTCAAGTGCTTTTTTTTTGTGTGCATTAGTTTCTAAAAAGAATAAATTTACTTGTGTATTATTTTTGTTTTTGAGTATTGTTAATCATTACTCTATACTTCTTTATTTACCTGTAATAATCCTGCAATTTATCGATGTAAATAGCTTGTTACAGCATAAATTGTTTAATAAAATTAGTGGAATTCTTAAAAATTTAAGTATTATTTTATTTATGTTTGCATTAATATATTCTGTTAATCAAGCTACTATCGCATCTATTTTTGATAAAATTAGTAGCATTCCCCAACTTAGTTTTTTAGCCGCTAAAAGTTCATTTTTCGTAAAAAACCAACTAGCAAGTATAGGTTTTCTAGCTCATTTAGTACTTGTAGCATTTCTTGGTTATTTTTATCTAAACCTCTCACGAGATAATTACACTGAAACAAGTTTAAATTCTGTCCTTACCTTAGAAGAAAAACGTTTAGACCTAAGTATGTTATATCTTTATGTATTGCAGTCAATTTTATTCTTATTCACCCGCAATCTTGATTACCTCCCTTTGAGATTGAGCCTGATACTTCTATCCTTTTTAGGAATTTTCTTCTATTTACCTCTAGAAAGAAAAAGTAAGCTGAAACCACCGATAAAATCTCTCTCTATGGTTACTTTAGTTGCATTAATGTTTAGTTATTTTATTTATTTTTTACAAGCTAACTCAGGTAAAAATGTTACTACATTTAATTATTTAGAAGGTCGTCTGTTTACAGCATCTATTATAGATTACATTGATCTGGCTATTTCTCGGTGGTAA
- a CDS encoding glycosyltransferase, whose translation MDIIICTYNNDNLLDRVLTALSLSKVSPGYQWTVLVVDNNCTDDTGAVVERHINLQLIPGLRRIVEPKQGLTHARLCGIKNTTSEWLAFVDDDCLLSADWIDKARQFAETHPNCGTFGGKVVLDWEITPSPILVKHSGKFAANERGETSQQLNRRNYQIPGAGLVMRRTAIEKSGWLDKQLLNDREGKKLSAGGDSEIVLRILNAGYELWYTPDCVLHHFIPTKRMSETYLFNLMYGFGAAAPYIAVMRWHRSYYLWLLVSILRIFKGFLQIIACYVKALINPKNQAETLIMWNWTKGQIHSLFTILRMRKEEHIIWLSLFQ comes from the coding sequence ATGGATATAATAATTTGTACTTACAACAACGATAATTTACTAGATCGTGTTCTGACAGCCCTTTCATTATCAAAAGTATCTCCTGGCTATCAATGGACAGTTTTAGTTGTAGATAATAACTGTACAGATGATACTGGTGCTGTTGTTGAAAGACATATCAATTTACAACTAATACCTGGCTTGCGTAGGATAGTAGAGCCAAAACAAGGATTAACTCACGCCCGGTTGTGTGGAATTAAAAATACAACTAGTGAATGGCTCGCTTTTGTTGATGATGATTGCCTTTTATCAGCAGACTGGATAGATAAAGCAAGACAATTTGCGGAAACTCATCCAAATTGTGGTACTTTTGGTGGCAAGGTAGTTCTCGATTGGGAAATAACTCCTTCGCCCATCCTTGTCAAACATTCAGGTAAATTTGCTGCCAATGAGCGCGGCGAAACTTCACAACAATTAAATCGGCGTAATTACCAGATTCCAGGTGCAGGTTTGGTTATGCGTAGAACTGCCATTGAGAAAAGTGGCTGGTTGGATAAACAATTACTCAACGATAGAGAAGGAAAAAAATTAAGTGCGGGAGGAGATTCTGAGATAGTTTTGCGAATTCTGAACGCAGGTTATGAACTTTGGTATACACCTGATTGTGTGCTGCACCATTTCATCCCCACAAAGCGGATGTCAGAAACTTATCTTTTTAACTTAATGTATGGTTTTGGTGCCGCAGCGCCTTACATTGCTGTGATGCGTTGGCACCGTTCTTATTATCTTTGGTTGCTTGTATCTATTTTACGAATTTTCAAAGGATTTTTGCAAATAATTGCTTGCTATGTTAAAGCTTTAATCAATCCGAAGAATCAAGCAGAAACATTGATTATGTGGAATTGGACTAAAGGTCAAATTCATAGTTTATTTACTATTCTCAGGATGAGAAAAGAAGAACATATCATCTGGTTAAGCTTATTTCAATAA
- a CDS encoding lipopolysaccharide biosynthesis protein: MKNSLLKNGFYNSITGLIKIGLGILVIPILIRLLGIEEYGLWTLASAVVVMVTLAEAGLSTATTVFVSQDLGKKDVDGLSQTLTVTFGAMLILATLAVVALWMGAEPMMNLFPKLGQLQQLKLIQAIQIGGLVVAARLLQQILIGVEQAHQRYDLMNVLNTMQSVLLNVGMLIVVWLGGRTVELMQWQAGIGVVSLFSHIWVVRSLLESRNLRLSWNQQKAVAVGGYSLMMWLNTLGSMLFSRGDRLIVGSLLGSEMLGVYGGITDITAQINSFSALPVQPLLPTLSNLFGQQNINQRQLEQQLKQATQINGLVALGMGATLITLSPLILKLLFSEQTASQYLITFCIATAIYAIYSCHAVGYYSLLATNAVKTCALIQLLGSLSSLGLIFIGADNFGLTGAILGNLGYLSTFLVTVFGMKRLSVSYSLWFKCLWFPLIWFFMVVLLNFKLPNDYILRCIIFLIQTTILVTWFAISNNYNFSVLKRYIAAKK; encoded by the coding sequence GTGAAAAACAGCTTACTTAAGAACGGTTTTTACAACTCAATCACAGGATTAATCAAAATAGGGCTAGGCATACTGGTTATCCCGATACTAATCCGCTTGTTGGGAATTGAAGAGTATGGACTATGGACCCTAGCTTCTGCTGTGGTGGTAATGGTTACTTTAGCTGAAGCCGGTCTTTCTACAGCCACAACCGTATTTGTCTCCCAAGACTTAGGAAAGAAAGATGTTGATGGTCTGTCACAAACCTTGACTGTAACTTTTGGGGCAATGCTGATCTTGGCAACTTTAGCAGTAGTTGCTCTTTGGATGGGTGCTGAACCGATGATGAATTTATTTCCTAAATTGGGACAGTTACAACAGTTAAAACTTATACAGGCTATTCAAATTGGTGGGTTAGTAGTAGCAGCGCGATTGTTGCAACAAATCTTGATTGGTGTCGAACAAGCTCATCAGCGTTATGACTTGATGAATGTGCTGAATACAATGCAGTCCGTGCTACTCAATGTCGGAATGTTGATTGTCGTATGGCTAGGCGGTCGCACCGTTGAGTTAATGCAGTGGCAGGCTGGAATTGGTGTCGTGAGTTTGTTCAGTCATATCTGGGTAGTGCGATCGCTACTCGAAAGTAGGAATCTTCGTCTGAGTTGGAATCAACAAAAAGCAGTAGCAGTAGGAGGCTACAGCTTAATGATGTGGCTAAATACATTGGGCAGTATGCTTTTTAGTCGAGGCGATCGGCTGATTGTCGGCAGCTTGCTAGGTAGTGAAATGCTTGGAGTATATGGAGGAATTACTGATATCACCGCGCAAATCAACTCATTTTCTGCATTACCTGTACAGCCTTTACTTCCAACTTTAAGCAATCTATTCGGACAGCAAAATATTAATCAGCGTCAACTGGAGCAGCAACTTAAACAAGCTACCCAAATCAATGGATTAGTTGCTTTAGGAATGGGAGCCACTCTCATAACACTTTCTCCATTAATTCTCAAACTATTATTCTCTGAGCAAACTGCAAGTCAATATTTAATTACATTCTGTATTGCCACAGCAATTTACGCAATTTATTCATGTCATGCTGTCGGCTACTACTCTTTGTTAGCGACAAATGCAGTTAAAACTTGTGCATTAATTCAGCTACTAGGCAGTTTATCGTCACTAGGATTAATTTTCATTGGTGCTGATAATTTTGGCTTAACAGGAGCAATTCTCGGTAATTTGGGATATCTCTCCACCTTTTTAGTAACTGTATTTGGCATGAAACGTTTATCTGTTTCTTATTCTCTCTGGTTCAAATGCTTATGGTTCCCATTAATTTGGTTTTTTATGGTTGTGCTATTGAACTTTAAGCTGCCAAATGATTATATCTTAAGATGTATTATATTTCTGATACAGACAACTATTTTAGTGACATGGTTTGCTATTAGTAATAACTACAATTTTTCAGTTCTCAAAAGATATATTGCTGCTAAAAAATAA
- a CDS encoding GumC family protein, with the protein MPSNQEDQNSLDLQQYSLILKRRWLVIAAVTASVFGLSALIAIRQKPIYEAEGKLLFSKTDRVSSLTSPSAQVGELSSVTQQSSPLDTEAEVIRSNPIVEKTINSLNLVTKQGSPLEIDEFLKKIKVKSVRSTDILAISYKSSNPKEAADVVNLLMRYYLENNIRINQTQATAANKFLSKQLPEVEARVVKAEAALRRFKEENRVIALDQEATKGVDRLADLSDQITQAQANLTDAATRSQLLQRQLRLNSQQAVDLGNLSQSKAVQDVLTEYQQVQNQLAVEHTRYTDEHPMIANLAAKEAALKKQLETRIFENAGSEKSVAAQNLGMGELKQTLLAQLVQSDVERSALANRVAVLQNAYALSQRRLSVLPQLQEKQQQLERQLQVARSTYEELLKRSQEVEVVVNQNVGNARVVSAALLPKKAVSPKIALYLALGGFLGILLGVGIALMLEAMDQSLKTLEQAQQLLGYPLLGTIPHLGQKAKNGGEALIELPVRDNPYSGASSAFEMLQTNLDFTISDKPLKVIAVVSSTPGEGRSFVAANLAVAKAHMGRRILLVDADMRHSCQQEIWKLSDPVGLSNVLVGQAEFRSTSQEVLVNLDLLTAGTIPPNPAALLDSQRMALLIQEAAKDYDCVIIDTPALSLFSDALMLGKIVDGILLVVRPGVLDCAVAKSTKMMLEQARSRVLGMVVNGVTADSGYISYSQKGYYDKNSSDAYGGKLRNGKGELKFPNTRIS; encoded by the coding sequence ATGCCCTCTAACCAAGAAGACCAAAACTCCCTAGATTTGCAACAATACTCGCTGATTCTGAAAAGGCGCTGGCTAGTCATAGCTGCGGTGACTGCGTCTGTTTTTGGACTTTCAGCTTTAATTGCCATCAGACAAAAACCAATTTATGAAGCAGAAGGCAAGTTGCTTTTCAGTAAAACTGACCGCGTTTCTTCGCTGACAAGTCCCTCGGCACAAGTTGGAGAGTTGAGCAGTGTGACTCAACAAAGCAGCCCGTTGGATACAGAAGCAGAGGTAATTCGTTCTAACCCAATAGTTGAGAAAACTATCAATAGTCTCAACTTGGTAACAAAGCAAGGATCACCCTTGGAAATAGATGAGTTTCTCAAAAAAATCAAGGTTAAGAGTGTTCGGAGTACGGATATTTTGGCGATTTCCTACAAAAGTAGCAATCCCAAAGAAGCCGCAGATGTTGTGAATTTGCTGATGAGATATTACCTAGAGAACAATATTCGCATTAACCAAACCCAAGCGACAGCGGCAAATAAGTTTTTGAGTAAGCAATTGCCTGAAGTTGAAGCCAGGGTAGTCAAAGCAGAGGCAGCTTTGCGTCGGTTTAAAGAAGAAAATCGGGTAATTGCCTTAGACCAAGAAGCAACAAAAGGAGTGGACAGACTCGCAGATTTATCAGACCAGATCACCCAAGCCCAGGCAAATTTAACGGATGCTGCAACTCGCTCACAACTTCTGCAACGTCAATTGAGATTGAATTCGCAGCAGGCTGTGGATCTGGGGAATTTAAGTCAATCAAAAGCTGTGCAGGACGTATTAACAGAATACCAGCAGGTGCAAAACCAGTTAGCAGTAGAACATACTCGCTATACAGATGAACATCCGATGATCGCTAATTTGGCGGCAAAAGAAGCAGCCCTGAAAAAGCAGCTAGAAACTCGAATTTTTGAGAATGCAGGTTCTGAAAAATCTGTAGCAGCGCAGAATTTAGGCATGGGAGAACTCAAGCAGACCCTACTGGCGCAACTGGTACAGTCGGATGTAGAACGGTCAGCATTAGCTAACCGAGTCGCCGTTTTGCAGAATGCATACGCACTTTCCCAAAGACGATTGAGTGTCTTACCCCAACTGCAAGAAAAACAGCAGCAGCTAGAGCGACAGTTGCAAGTAGCGAGATCTACCTATGAAGAACTGCTAAAGCGATCGCAAGAAGTCGAGGTAGTAGTAAATCAGAATGTCGGTAACGCCAGGGTAGTATCTGCGGCTTTACTTCCGAAAAAAGCTGTTTCTCCCAAAATTGCCCTTTATCTCGCCTTGGGTGGATTTTTGGGAATTTTGCTGGGTGTAGGGATAGCTCTGATGTTAGAAGCTATGGATCAATCCCTGAAAACTCTTGAGCAAGCCCAGCAGTTACTAGGTTATCCTTTACTCGGTACGATTCCTCACTTGGGTCAAAAAGCTAAAAATGGTGGGGAAGCTTTAATCGAACTGCCGGTGAGAGATAATCCATATTCGGGAGCAAGTTCAGCCTTTGAGATGCTTCAGACGAACCTGGACTTTACCATCTCTGATAAACCACTAAAAGTAATTGCCGTAGTTAGTTCAACTCCGGGTGAAGGCAGATCATTTGTGGCAGCGAATCTGGCAGTAGCTAAGGCACACATGGGACGCAGAATTCTATTAGTAGATGCGGATATGCGTCACTCCTGCCAACAGGAAATCTGGAAATTATCTGACCCAGTCGGACTAAGTAATGTTTTAGTTGGTCAAGCGGAATTTCGCAGCACCTCCCAAGAAGTATTAGTTAACTTGGATCTACTAACGGCTGGGACAATTCCACCCAACCCCGCAGCATTGCTAGACTCGCAGCGCATGGCTTTGTTAATTCAAGAGGCTGCCAAAGATTATGATTGTGTGATTATTGATACTCCTGCCTTGAGTTTGTTTAGTGATGCACTGATGCTGGGCAAGATTGTAGATGGGATCTTGCTGGTTGTACGTCCTGGAGTACTTGACTGTGCTGTTGCTAAGAGTACAAAGATGATGCTCGAGCAAGCGCGATCGCGCGTTTTGGGAATGGTGGTGAATGGAGTTACTGCCGATAGTGGTTATATTTCCTACAGCCAGAAGGGTTATTACGACAAAAATAGCAGCGATGCCTACGGCGGCAAGCTACGCAATGGTAAGGGTGAACTCAAGTTTCCCAATACACGCATTTCCTAA
- a CDS encoding sugar transferase, whose translation MMLTTYVSPPANTRLPNIVRSLPILLLLGDIFGLLICLAIAQWLRLDQPLHWLNPLPYGFVGMILAAFYLGDAYHPDRQIAGLRAPARIIICNIAIAFFISALIYLSGIAKHNPVLWRSIFLPSLGIFTIWAVILRLVAIKWVRTHARKSHWLILGAGENAIKFAQKLLGLNPLGKLTVLAEENQKTIDLPKSNLSYQGNLSELSQWSQEPWSGVIVTAQINFSKSLAQQLMQMRLRGIPVYTLPDVYETFWYKLPSSLLQDKWLAFSDGFNLMPGYFSMKLKRVVDLILILLLLVLVAPLLLLVALLIRLDSPGPVLYSQRRSGLYGKPFRVYKFRSMYQDAEKSGAQWASQRDPRITRVGYWLRLLRIDELPQIWNVLQGEMSLIGPRPERPEFDVKLKEAIPYYEVRYLVKPGITGWAQVMYPYGASIEDAYEKLAYDLYYIKNYSIWLDLAIAFKTIRVVLLGKGR comes from the coding sequence ATGATGCTTACAACTTATGTTAGTCCCCCTGCGAATACTAGGCTGCCAAATATAGTCCGCAGCCTACCGATATTGCTCTTGTTAGGGGATATTTTTGGATTGCTCATTTGTTTAGCGATCGCCCAATGGTTGCGCTTAGATCAACCCTTACATTGGCTCAATCCATTGCCTTATGGATTTGTTGGCATGATACTTGCAGCATTCTATTTAGGAGATGCGTACCATCCAGATCGACAAATTGCAGGTTTAAGAGCGCCTGCTCGAATTATTATTTGTAACATTGCGATCGCCTTCTTCATTTCTGCCCTAATTTACTTGTCAGGTATTGCCAAACATAACCCGGTATTGTGGCGGAGTATCTTTCTACCTAGCTTAGGAATCTTTACTATCTGGGCAGTAATATTGCGCCTGGTGGCAATAAAGTGGGTGCGAACGCACGCCCGAAAAAGTCATTGGTTAATACTAGGAGCAGGGGAGAATGCCATCAAATTTGCCCAAAAATTGCTGGGACTTAATCCTTTAGGAAAGCTGACTGTTCTAGCAGAGGAAAATCAAAAAACCATAGACTTACCAAAAAGCAATTTGAGTTATCAGGGAAATCTGAGCGAGTTATCGCAATGGAGCCAAGAACCCTGGTCTGGGGTCATAGTTACAGCCCAGATAAATTTTTCCAAATCTCTTGCGCAACAGTTAATGCAGATGCGATTGCGAGGCATTCCGGTTTACACATTGCCGGATGTTTACGAAACATTTTGGTATAAACTACCTTCATCGCTGCTACAGGATAAATGGTTGGCTTTTAGCGATGGTTTTAACCTAATGCCTGGTTACTTCAGCATGAAACTGAAGCGCGTTGTTGACCTCATATTGATCCTGTTGTTGCTAGTATTAGTTGCACCACTTCTGTTGTTGGTTGCATTACTAATTAGATTAGATAGTCCTGGCCCAGTGTTGTACAGTCAGCGGCGAAGTGGATTGTACGGTAAACCATTTAGAGTTTATAAATTTCGCTCCATGTATCAGGATGCAGAAAAGTCTGGGGCGCAGTGGGCTAGTCAACGCGATCCACGGATCACCAGAGTCGGATACTGGCTGCGTTTGTTACGTATTGACGAATTACCCCAAATATGGAATGTTTTACAGGGGGAAATGAGTCTGATTGGCCCTCGTCCAGAACGACCAGAATTTGATGTCAAACTCAAAGAAGCGATTCCCTACTATGAAGTACGCTATCTGGTAAAACCGGGAATTACAGGCTGGGCACAGGTCATGTATCCCTATGGAGCATCTATTGAAGATGCTTACGAAAAGCTTGCTTACGACCTGTATTACATCAAAAATTATTCCATTTGGTTGGATTTAGCGATCGCCTTCAAAACCATTCGAGTTGTTTTGTTAGGTAAAGGTAGATAA
- the galE gene encoding UDP-glucose 4-epimerase GalE — protein MKKKILVTGGAGYIGSHVVRQLGEAGYDVVVYDNCSTSSPASVLHGKLIIGDLADTGRLYQIFAQHEFSAVLHFAASLIVPESVAHPLDYYANNTRNTLNLLRCCSVMGVNKFIFSSTAAVYGEVAENPVTELNPTQPINPYGRSKLMSEWLIQDYAAASSLRYVILRYFNVAGSEPRGLLGQMSPNATHLIRAACDAALKRKPEVRIFGTDFPTPDGTAIRDYIHVEDLATAHLNALDYLEKRGESQIFNCGYGQGYSVRQVIERVKAISGVDFPVIAAPRRPGDPACVAACADKIRRVLGWQPKHDDLDEIIDTTISWEKQKSNKAGQRYLNMAYA, from the coding sequence ATGAAGAAGAAAATATTGGTAACTGGCGGTGCTGGTTACATTGGCTCCCATGTAGTTCGTCAACTGGGGGAAGCTGGTTATGATGTCGTGGTCTACGACAACTGCTCTACAAGTTCACCAGCATCTGTACTACACGGGAAACTAATTATTGGCGATTTAGCAGACACCGGGCGTCTTTATCAAATTTTTGCCCAGCATGAATTCAGCGCCGTCTTACACTTTGCCGCTAGTCTGATTGTTCCAGAATCAGTAGCTCATCCCCTCGATTACTATGCGAACAACACCCGCAACACCTTAAATTTGCTGCGCTGCTGTAGCGTTATGGGTGTGAACAAGTTCATTTTTTCCAGCACAGCCGCAGTGTATGGAGAAGTGGCAGAAAATCCTGTTACTGAGTTGAACCCTACACAGCCCATTAATCCTTACGGACGTTCCAAGTTGATGAGTGAATGGCTGATCCAGGACTATGCGGCAGCATCTTCACTGCGCTATGTAATTCTACGTTACTTTAATGTAGCAGGTTCCGAACCACGTGGACTATTGGGACAAATGTCACCGAATGCTACTCACTTGATTCGGGCTGCTTGTGATGCGGCACTCAAGCGCAAGCCGGAAGTACGAATTTTTGGTACTGATTTTCCTACACCCGATGGAACCGCAATCCGAGACTATATCCACGTCGAGGATTTGGCAACTGCTCACTTAAATGCTTTGGATTACTTAGAAAAAAGAGGGGAAAGCCAAATTTTTAACTGCGGTTACGGGCAAGGATACAGCGTGCGACAAGTTATTGAAAGAGTCAAGGCTATTTCTGGTGTAGATTTTCCCGTTATTGCCGCACCACGTCGTCCGGGCGATCCTGCCTGTGTTGCGGCTTGTGCTGATAAGATCCGTAGAGTTTTGGGTTGGCAACCAAAGCACGATGATTTAGACGAAATTATCGACACCACAATTTCTTGGGAAAAACAGAAAAGTAACAAGGCTGGGCAAAGGTATCTAAATATGGCATATGCATAA
- a CDS encoding response regulator: protein MTDQPIDQPTDTSFEQPISIVLVEDNPADAELAMRALRRSRIGNQIQWLQDGAEALDFLFCRGDYAHRTMTNQPKVILLDLKLPKVNGLEVLRQLKSDPRTQTIPVVVLTSSAEDRDVIESYQLGVNSYIVKPVDCEQFNHAVQQLGFYWVLFNTFA, encoded by the coding sequence ATGACTGACCAACCCATTGATCAGCCCACCGATACATCTTTTGAGCAACCGATTTCTATTGTGTTAGTTGAAGATAATCCTGCTGATGCCGAACTAGCTATGCGAGCATTACGTCGCAGCAGAATTGGAAATCAAATCCAATGGCTTCAAGATGGAGCAGAAGCCCTCGATTTTCTCTTTTGTCGGGGGGATTATGCCCACCGTACCATGACGAATCAACCCAAAGTCATTTTGCTGGATTTGAAACTGCCAAAGGTGAATGGATTGGAAGTTTTACGGCAACTGAAGTCTGACCCACGCACTCAAACGATTCCAGTTGTGGTGCTGACTTCTTCTGCCGAAGATCGTGATGTGATCGAGAGTTACCAACTGGGCGTGAATAGCTACATCGTCAAACCTGTCGATTGTGAACAATTCAACCATGCAGTCCAGCAGCTTGGGTTTTATTGGGTCTTGTTTAACACCTTCGCGTAA